The Leisingera daeponensis DSM 23529 genome includes the window TCGATAAAGAAGCCGTAGCCGAACAGGTTGAAGGTGGTCTCGTCAATCCACAGGTTGATGCCCTGCGGCAGGCCGACGTCCAGCGTCTTGATCTCGGATCCCCACATCAGGTCGGCCACGCCTTCCAGGAAGTAGGCCAGGCCAATGGTGGCCATGAACAGGATGATCGGCTCCTGCCCGACCAGATGCTTCATCACCAGGACCTGCACCAGCCAGGCCAGCAGCACCATTACCGCCACGGTCAGGGCAATCGCCAGCACCCCGGGCACGTTCCAGCCGAAATGGGTGAGATGGCCGCCAAAGACCGCGTTGATCACATGCGAGAAGGGCACCTGCCCCTGCATGATCCCCACAAGGGTCATCGCCGCAAACAGCGCCATCACGCCCTGGGCATAGTTGAAGATGCCGGAGGCCTTGTAGATCAGGACAAACCCCAGCGCGACCAGCGCATAGAGAACGCCCGCCATAAGGCCGTTCAGCGTGACTTCCATCGCAAAGACAAGTTGTTCGGGCATTAGAGGCTCTCCTCGGAATTCTGCGCTGCGGCGGTGCACATGGGGTGCACAGGGGGTGTACGGATGTCACCCTGCCAGGGCCGGGTCTTGCTGCGCTGCGGCTCAGTCATGGCTGACCCCCAGGTAAGCGTCGATCACATCCTGGTTATTGCGCACCTCATCCGGTGTGCCGTCACCGATCTTTTTGCCGTAATCCATCACCACGACCCGGTCGCTGAGGTCCATCACCACGCCCATGTCGTGCTCGATCAGGGCGATGGTGGTGCCGAATTCATCGTTCACATCCAGGATGAAGCGGGACATGTCCTCCTTCTCCTCGACGTTCATGCCGGCCATCGGCTCATCCAGCAGCAGCAGCTTCGGCTCCGCCGCCAGCGCGCGCGCCAGCTCGACCCGCTTCTTCAGGCCGTAGGGCAGCCGCGCCACCGGTGTCTTGCGGATGTGCTGGATCTCCAGAAAGTCGATGATTTTCTCAACCACTTCCCGGTTCTCGGTTTCTTCGGCCTCTGCCTTGCCTTTCCACAGAGCCTGCGAAAACAGGCCTGTTTTCATATAGTTGAGCCGCCCGGTCATGACGTTATCCAGAACGCTCATGCCTTCGAAAAGGGCGATGTTCTGGAAGGTTCGGGCGATGCCCTGGCGTGCGACCTCATAGGGGCGCATCGGCGGGCGCTTCTTGCCGTGAAACAGCACCTCGCCTTCCTGCGGCACATAGAAACCGGAGATCACGTTCAGCATCGAGGACTTGCCGGCGCCATTCGGGCCGATGATCGCGCGGATTTCGCCCTCACGGATGTCAAAGGAAATGTCCTTGATCGCCACCACGCCGCCGAACCGCAGGGTGATGTTTTTCATCTCCATCACGACGCCGCCGATGGTGCGGCCGTCTTCCGTGACGTAGCTCTCGGAATTATCAAGCATAACAACGGCCTCCATTTTTTTGCCACATAGAAATTTTAAGATTTCCATGCGATACTTGTGGGAAACGAGCAGCAAGGAGATCGAAGTTATGTTCGGCGAACTTGAGCATTCCTGCCTTCTGAAGATGGCACTTGAATGCAAGCAGATGGGCCTCAGCCAATCCGAAAGCCTGGCCTCCATCATTGAGCAGACACACGGGTTCAGTTCCCCCTTCAAGATTCAGCAGGTGGTCAACACGGCCTTCCACCCTGAGCTTAACCCCGACCTGATCTGAGACCGTTCCGGCCTGCCCGGCACGGGGCGGGGTCATTTCCGGAGATACGTGCGTCATTCCGCGGCCACCTTGTGAACCGCTGCCGGTTTCACTTCGGCATCGACGATGGTCAGCGTCGCCTTGATGGAGCCCTTGCGGCCGTCCTCATAGGTCACTTCCGTGACGGTCGAGACCTTTTCCGAACCGTCGTAAAGCGCGGTGATGATATCGTCGAACTTCTCTTCCACGATACGGCGGCGCACCTTGCGGGTACGGGTCATTTCGCCATCATCCGCATCCAGTTCCTTGTGCAGAACCACAAAGCGGTGGATCTGGCAGCCTGACAGCATCGGATCTTCCGCGACAGATTTGTTCACTGCCGTCACATGCGACCGGATGGTTTCCAGAACCCTCGGATGGCCCGCCAGTTCCTGGTAGGACGCGTAGGCGATATTGTTGCGCTCTGCCCAGTTGCCCACGGCCGTAAGGTCGATGTTGATAAAGGCGACACACCGGTCGCGGCCATTGCCGAACAGCACCGCCTCCAGGATGTCCGGATAGAACTTCAGCTTGTTTTCCACATACTTAGGCGCAAACATGCTGCCGTCTGCCATCTTGCCCACATCTTTGGCGCGGTCGATGATCCGCAGATGGCCGGAGCCTTCCTCGAAGAAGCCGGCATCGCCGGTGGCCACCCAGCCTTCGGCATCCTTTGTCGAAGCGGTGGATTCCGGGTTGTTGAAGTATTCCACGAAGGTGCCAGGCGAACGGTAATAGATCTCCCCGTTGTCGCCGATCTTGATCTCCACCTCCGGCGCCGGCACGCCGACGGTGTCGGCACGCACTTCGCCATCCGGCTGCACGGTAATGAACACGGTAGCCTCTGTCTGGCCGTACAGCTGCTTAAGGTTGATACCCAGCGAGCGGTAGAAATCGAAAATCTCCGGCCCGATCGCCTCCCCCGCAGTGTACCCCACGCGAATGCGGCCATAACCCAGCGTGTCCTTAAGCGGGCCGTAGACCAGAACATTACCCAGCGCGTATTTCAGGCGGTCCATCATGGCGACGGGCTTGCCGTCCAGGATCTTGCCACCCACGTTTTTCGCGTGGGCCAGGAAATGGTGGAACATCTTGCGCTTCAGGGTGCTTGCGTCCTCCATCCGGATCATGACGTTGGTCAGCTGGCCCTCAAAAACCCGCGGCGGCGCAAAGAAATACGTCGGACCGATCTCGCGCAGGTCGGTCATCATGGTGTCAGCGCTTTCCGGGCAATTCACGCAGAAACCGCACCAGTAGGCCTGCCCGACCGAGAAAATGAAATCGCCCACCCAGGCCATCGGCAGGTAAGAGAGAATGTTCTCGTTCTGGGTCAGCTTGTCGAACTCAGCGGAGTTCTTGGCGCTTTCGATCACATTGCGGTTCGACAGCACCACACCCTTCGGTTTGCCGGTGGTGCCGGAGGTGTAAAGCATCACGCAGGTGCTGTCGTAGTTCAGCTTGTTCTGGCGCGCGGTCAACTCGCCGCTCAGTTCGTCGCGGGCCGCCCGGCCCTGATCCTGGATATGGCTGAATTGGTGCAGCTGGGTGTGATCGTATTTCCGCATGCCGCGCGGATCGAGGTAGATCATGTGCTCAAACTGATGCAGCTGATCCTGGATCTCGATCACCTTGTCGGCCTGTTCCTGATCGCCCACGATCACGAAACGCGCGCCGCAATGGCCAAGCACATAGGCCATCTCCTCGGCCACCGCATCCTGATAGAGCGGCACCGGCACAGCGCCCACCGCCTGCGCGGCGACCATCGACCAGTAGAGATAGGGGCGGTTGCGGCCGATAATGGCAACAAAATCACCCTCGTTAACGCCAAGGTTGATCAACCCCAGCGCCAGCGCCTCAATTTCCTTTGCCGTCTCGGCCCAGGTCCAGCATTGCCAAATGCCGAATTCCTTTTCCCGGTAGGCCGGCGCGTTTGCGAATTGCGCCGCATTGCGTTGAAGCAGCGCCGGCAGGGATTGCTTCCCCTCGGCGCCCATCTGCATCTGAGCCAACTTTTTTTCCTCCCTTTCCGGCGTTGCTGCCGGACTGACCGCCGTCCGCGGTTCTGGCCCCGATTAGGGACAGCCACAGGTTAGCCCGTCAACTTTTTCCTGAAGTTTTCCTAAATCTTACGAATTGTAACACGCGTCTTCCTCTTGTTTTACAGCTTGTTACGCAAGGCATCCCGGCGCCTATCACGGGGAATCCTTCCCGGCACGCGGCTGCCGCTGTGGAAACTGCGCGGGATGCGCACAGACCGGGGACAGACCGAATCGATTTCGCGGTGGTTCTTTCTGAATTGCGGTTCCGCGGAGACGGCAGCCGCAGCTTGCATCCGGGATTCAGAATGCGGTTTTGGCCAGCCGGGGCCGCACGGTTTATCCCCCGCGGCTGAATGGCAATTTGCTCCTGTTCAACAGCGGTGTTAGCCATGGACCGGGGAGAGCCATGAACCGTACAAATAAGCAGCACGCCGCCATGACCACCGCCGGGCTGAACCTGATCGCCCAGGCGCTGTCAATTTATGACAATGACTTGCGGCTGTCCGTGTGCAACCGCCGCTTCCAAGAAATGTTCAATCTTCCGGACCATCTGACGCAGCCCGGGGCGTCCTTCGCCGACACCATCCGCTTTCTGGCGGAAAACGGCGAATATGCCCCGGAAACAGATATCGAAGATATCGTGCGGACCCGGGTCGAGCAGGCGCTGAATTTCGTGGCCCACTACCTGGAGCGTGAGCGCCCCAACGGGCAAATGATTTCAATCGAAGGCTCGCCGCTGCCGCAGGGCGGATGGGTGACCGTCTATACTGACATCACCCGCACCAAACGGGCAGAACAGCTGCTGCGCGCCCGGTCGGAGGAGCTGTCCGAAAAGCTGATCGCCTATACCGAGGAGCTGTCTGCGGCCAACCGCCAACTGGAGGCCGCCAACACCGCGCTGGAAGAGGCCAAGCGGCAGCTAACCGAGATCGAGGGCCGCACCCGCCTGACCACCGAGATGATGCCCGCCCATATCGCACATGTGGATGCGGACGGCTATTACACATATACCAACCGCCGCCTCAGCTCAGTTTTTCCCAGCCGCCCCTCGGATATTCTGGGCATGCATATCTCAGACGCACTGGGGCCTGACGCCTTTGAACGGATAGAGCCGCATCTGCTGGCCGCCTACAAAGGCGGCAGCCCAGTGTTTGAGTTCACCGAAAGCCACGGCAGCCGCCGTATCCGGGTGGCCTTCACACCGGATCAGCAGGGCGGCGTTTACATCCTGTCGATGGACGTGACCGAGGAAACCCAGGCCCGTGTTGCGCTGCAGCAGGCCCGCCGCCGCGAGATGGCGGCGCAGATGACCAGCGGCCTGGCGCATGATTTCTCCAACCTCCTGACCATCATTTTGGGCATGCAGGGCAAGCTGGAGAAAATGGGCCTGGACGGTGAAGCCGCGGAAATGGTCCAGGGCACCCTGTCCGCCGCACGGCGTGGCGGACGGCTGCTGAACCGGATCGCCGAGATGACCGGCCAGCGCACTCTGCGCCCGCAGGCCACCAACATGCATGACCTGCTGGGCGAACTGAAGATCCTCGCCTCCCCCTCGCTGCCGCAGGGGGTCGGTCTCAGCATTCTCGACAACATGCCGGATCAGGTGCTGCTGCTGGACAGCGGCAAATTGCAGGATGCGCTTCTGAACCTGATTCTGAATGCCCGCGATGCCTGCGGCACCTCCGGCCAGATCACCGTCAGCGCCCACGCGGTCGGGCACACTTGGGTTGAGATCACCGTCACCGATACCGGCCCTGGTTTCTCTGCCGAAGCGCTGGAGAAGGCCCTGAACCCGTTCTTCACCACCAAGGGCAGCGAAGGCTCCGGCCTGGGCCTTCCGATGGTTTACGACATGGCCAAGCTTGCGGGCGGCGACATGCGGCTGGGCAACACTCTGACCGGTGCCTCAGTCACCCTGCGGCTGCCCTACCGTCAGGCCCCCGATGCCAAAGGCGGCATGGCGCTTTTGGTGGAGGACAGCGAGGAACTGCGCACCGCCTTCCGCGACATGCTGATCGACCTTGGCTATTCGGTGATCGAAGCCGCCAGCGTTGATGAGGCCAGCGCGCTGACCGCCGACCTGCCGGACATCGCGCTGGTGCTGTCGGACATCAAGCTGGAAGGCTCCGCGACCGGCATCGAGCTGGCCTCCAGGCTCGACGGGTCCGGCCTGCCCTGCATTCTGATGACCTCATTGCCGGTCAGCGATCCGTTGTTCCGCAAGGCATTGAAATGCGGGCCGGTTTTGCGCAAACCTTTCACCACCCACCAGTTGTCCGAATTGATCGCACCGGAGCCTGCCGCATGACATCCCCCCTGGTCACCATCCTGGATGACGAGCCGGAAATCCGCCGGATCCTGACCGAAACGCTGGAGGATGCGGGTTTCCGGACCCAAAGCTTCGCCCGCGCACGCGAGTTCGAGGCGGCGCTGAACCGGGTGACACCGGACGTTTGCCTTGTGGATCTGTCGTTGCCCGACACGGACGGGCTGGCGCTGGTGCACAGGCTTGCGCTAGAACAAGGCGCGGCGGTCATCATCATCTCCGGCCGCGCCCAGGTGCAGGACCGGGTGACAGGGCTGGAGCTAGGGGCGGATGACTATATCACCAAACCGTTCGACCCGGCCGAGGTCGTGGCCAGGGTCCGCGCCCGCCTGCGCAGCGGCCCCCGCACCGCGGCGCCGGCCAGCGAAACCGCACGGTTTTCCGGCTGGACCGCCCATTTTGACCGCTACATGCTGGAAGATGACACCGGCACCGAGACCCCCTTCTCCCACGCCGAAGGCGAGGTGCTGCGGCTGTTTCTGGATAGCCCCAAGCGGCTGATCTCCCGCGCCCAGATGCAGGAGGCGCTTGGCGGTGCTGCCGGCGAAAGTTTCGACCGGGCGATGGATGTGCGGATTTCGCGCCTGCGGACCAAGCTGCGCGAGGACCCCAAGAACCCGCGGCTGATCAAAACCATCTATGGCGCGGGTTATATCTTTCTCGGCGACGTGGACTGGGCCTGACCCAAGCCAAAGCAAAATGGCTGCCTGAAAACCCTGCGCCTACTCCAGCCAG containing:
- a CDS encoding branched-chain amino acid ABC transporter permease, encoding MPEQLVFAMEVTLNGLMAGVLYALVALGFVLIYKASGIFNYAQGVMALFAAMTLVGIMQGQVPFSHVINAVFGGHLTHFGWNVPGVLAIALTVAVMVLLAWLVQVLVMKHLVGQEPIILFMATIGLAYFLEGVADLMWGSEIKTLDVGLPQGINLWIDETTFNLFGYGFFIDNLDVVATVIAALLVAGLVAFSQYTKQGRAMRAVADDHQAALSVGISLNFIWVLVWSVAGFVALVAGIVWGTKSGVQFSLSLIALKALPVLMLGGFTSIPGAIVGGLIIGVGEKLFEFAIGPMVGGATENWFAYVLALLFLVFRPQGLFGEKIIERV
- a CDS encoding ABC transporter ATP-binding protein, with translation MLDNSESYVTEDGRTIGGVVMEMKNITLRFGGVVAIKDISFDIREGEIRAIIGPNGAGKSSMLNVISGFYVPQEGEVLFHGKKRPPMRPYEVARQGIARTFQNIALFEGMSVLDNVMTGRLNYMKTGLFSQALWKGKAEAEETENREVVEKIIDFLEIQHIRKTPVARLPYGLKKRVELARALAAEPKLLLLDEPMAGMNVEEKEDMSRFILDVNDEFGTTIALIEHDMGVVMDLSDRVVVMDYGKKIGDGTPDEVRNNQDVIDAYLGVSHD
- a CDS encoding response regulator transcription factor, whose product is MTSPLVTILDDEPEIRRILTETLEDAGFRTQSFARAREFEAALNRVTPDVCLVDLSLPDTDGLALVHRLALEQGAAVIIISGRAQVQDRVTGLELGADDYITKPFDPAEVVARVRARLRSGPRTAAPASETARFSGWTAHFDRYMLEDDTGTETPFSHAEGEVLRLFLDSPKRLISRAQMQEALGGAAGESFDRAMDVRISRLRTKLREDPKNPRLIKTIYGAGYIFLGDVDWA
- a CDS encoding hybrid sensor histidine kinase/response regulator, producing MNRTNKQHAAMTTAGLNLIAQALSIYDNDLRLSVCNRRFQEMFNLPDHLTQPGASFADTIRFLAENGEYAPETDIEDIVRTRVEQALNFVAHYLERERPNGQMISIEGSPLPQGGWVTVYTDITRTKRAEQLLRARSEELSEKLIAYTEELSAANRQLEAANTALEEAKRQLTEIEGRTRLTTEMMPAHIAHVDADGYYTYTNRRLSSVFPSRPSDILGMHISDALGPDAFERIEPHLLAAYKGGSPVFEFTESHGSRRIRVAFTPDQQGGVYILSMDVTEETQARVALQQARRREMAAQMTSGLAHDFSNLLTIILGMQGKLEKMGLDGEAAEMVQGTLSAARRGGRLLNRIAEMTGQRTLRPQATNMHDLLGELKILASPSLPQGVGLSILDNMPDQVLLLDSGKLQDALLNLILNARDACGTSGQITVSAHAVGHTWVEITVTDTGPGFSAEALEKALNPFFTTKGSEGSGLGLPMVYDMAKLAGGDMRLGNTLTGASVTLRLPYRQAPDAKGGMALLVEDSEELRTAFRDMLIDLGYSVIEAASVDEASALTADLPDIALVLSDIKLEGSATGIELASRLDGSGLPCILMTSLPVSDPLFRKALKCGPVLRKPFTTHQLSELIAPEPAA
- a CDS encoding AMP-binding protein, which gives rise to MQMGAEGKQSLPALLQRNAAQFANAPAYREKEFGIWQCWTWAETAKEIEALALGLINLGVNEGDFVAIIGRNRPYLYWSMVAAQAVGAVPVPLYQDAVAEEMAYVLGHCGARFVIVGDQEQADKVIEIQDQLHQFEHMIYLDPRGMRKYDHTQLHQFSHIQDQGRAARDELSGELTARQNKLNYDSTCVMLYTSGTTGKPKGVVLSNRNVIESAKNSAEFDKLTQNENILSYLPMAWVGDFIFSVGQAYWCGFCVNCPESADTMMTDLREIGPTYFFAPPRVFEGQLTNVMIRMEDASTLKRKMFHHFLAHAKNVGGKILDGKPVAMMDRLKYALGNVLVYGPLKDTLGYGRIRVGYTAGEAIGPEIFDFYRSLGINLKQLYGQTEATVFITVQPDGEVRADTVGVPAPEVEIKIGDNGEIYYRSPGTFVEYFNNPESTASTKDAEGWVATGDAGFFEEGSGHLRIIDRAKDVGKMADGSMFAPKYVENKLKFYPDILEAVLFGNGRDRCVAFINIDLTAVGNWAERNNIAYASYQELAGHPRVLETIRSHVTAVNKSVAEDPMLSGCQIHRFVVLHKELDADDGEMTRTRKVRRRIVEEKFDDIITALYDGSEKVSTVTEVTYEDGRKGSIKATLTIVDAEVKPAAVHKVAAE